One genomic window of Novosphingobium aureum includes the following:
- a CDS encoding 5-formyltetrahydrofolate cyclo-ligase, translated as MVDPSPPNLLSDRKAQLRRIFRAMRTAHVGSLHPGMRALILSRPPAPLVERVPEGATVGLYYPLGAEAPSLGWARWLAENGRRIALPWFAGRGSAMQFRVWDNPFDETRLDPGPYRAPQPDAQAELVTPEFVIVPLIAFTAEGQRLGQGGGHYDRWLAEHPDTRAIGLGWDCQLTEELPLEPHDQPLEAVVTPTRIYEGAH; from the coding sequence ATGGTGGACCCGTCACCCCCTAACCTCCTTTCCGATCGCAAGGCGCAGCTTCGCCGCATCTTTCGCGCCATGCGCACTGCTCATGTCGGATCGCTGCATCCGGGAATGCGCGCCCTGATTCTCAGCCGCCCGCCAGCCCCGCTGGTCGAGCGCGTGCCCGAAGGCGCCACCGTCGGTCTCTATTATCCGCTCGGCGCCGAAGCGCCCTCGCTGGGATGGGCGCGCTGGCTGGCCGAGAACGGGCGCCGCATCGCGCTGCCCTGGTTCGCAGGACGCGGGAGCGCGATGCAGTTCAGGGTCTGGGACAATCCCTTCGACGAGACCCGGCTCGATCCAGGCCCCTATCGCGCGCCGCAACCCGATGCGCAGGCCGAACTGGTGACACCCGAATTCGTGATCGTGCCGCTGATCGCCTTCACCGCCGAAGGCCAGCGCCTCGGCCAGGGCGGCGGCCACTACGACCGCTGGCTGGCAGAGCACCCCGACACGCGGGCCATCGGTCTGGGCTGGGACTGCCAGCTGACCGAGGAACTGCCACTCGAACCCCATGACCAGCCACTCGAGGCGGTGGTCACGCCGACCCGCATCTACGAGGGAGCGCACTGA
- a CDS encoding DUF2842 domain-containing protein, protein MRETPTWRIPVGVLGLCIALAVYALIVARYVHPAISTWHTLFQAPVYLALGIVWILPLKRFLIWMETGRWG, encoded by the coding sequence TTGCGCGAGACACCGACCTGGCGAATTCCCGTTGGCGTCCTCGGCCTGTGCATTGCACTGGCAGTCTATGCCCTTATCGTCGCACGCTACGTTCATCCGGCGATCTCGACCTGGCACACGCTGTTTCAGGCGCCGGTCTACCTTGCGCTGGGCATAGTCTGGATACTGCCGCTCAAGCGCTTCCTGATCTGGATGGAGACCGGCCGCTGGGGCTGA
- a CDS encoding GNAT family N-acetyltransferase, translating to MTDFPASNREHPLDRPARSALAERQSSLAICEGKARRFDPAYGVFAAIEDESEAALTDLGRLIARLGDVAMLEISPPEQGPGFTLASQALGVQMVATTLSPARSTPPAALVPLGPQDHAEMLALATLTEPGPFFARTPLLGDFYGVRIEGRLVAMAGERMRPPGHCEVSGVCTHPEFRGHGFAGALMRLVAARILDRGEVPFLHAYADNHGAIALYETLGFRLRREVLMNRLTRAA from the coding sequence ATGACGGACTTTCCCGCAAGCAACCGGGAGCATCCACTCGACCGCCCCGCCCGCTCTGCACTCGCCGAGCGACAATCCAGCCTCGCCATCTGCGAGGGCAAGGCGCGGCGCTTCGACCCCGCCTATGGCGTTTTTGCAGCCATCGAAGACGAGAGCGAAGCCGCCCTCACCGATCTTGGCAGGCTGATCGCCCGGCTCGGTGACGTTGCCATGCTCGAGATCTCGCCGCCCGAACAGGGCCCCGGCTTCACCCTCGCTTCGCAGGCACTCGGCGTCCAGATGGTTGCCACGACCCTTTCTCCGGCACGATCCACCCCGCCAGCAGCACTGGTGCCGCTCGGACCGCAGGATCACGCGGAGATGCTCGCGCTGGCGACGCTGACCGAGCCCGGCCCGTTCTTCGCGCGCACGCCGCTCCTGGGTGATTTCTACGGGGTCAGGATCGAAGGTCGCCTTGTCGCCATGGCCGGCGAGCGCATGCGGCCTCCGGGCCACTGCGAGGTCAGCGGCGTCTGCACGCATCCCGAGTTTCGTGGCCACGGCTTCGCAGGCGCCCTCATGCGCCTCGTCGCCGCGCGCATCCTCGATCGCGGCGAAGTGCCGTTCCTCCACGCCTATGCGGACAACCACGGCGCCATCGCGCTCTACGAGACGCTGGGCTTTCGCCTGCGCCGTGAAGTGCTGATGAACCGGCTCACACGCGCAGCCTGA
- a CDS encoding dihydrolipoamide acetyltransferase family protein: MGRFTFRLPDIGEGIAEAEIVAWHVAVGDRVEEDGRLADMMTDKATVEMESPVSGKVVEVAGEAGEIVAIGAPLVVIEVEGEGNEDEDGHAGDMSAQDETPAPEPAPVSEPAPAPTPTPAQAEPVEAHEPAPAPSPAPAAKGASAKIMASPAVRKRASDLGIDLGEVRPAEDGRVRHGDLDAFISYNASGGFQPAGGKGADEQVRVIGLRRRIAENMAASKRHIPHFAYVEEYDVTALEEMRAQLNAGHAGERPKLTMLPFLITAICKLIPKYPMLNAHYDDEAGVVTRYGAVHLGMAAQTASGLMVPVIREAQDRNLWQLASEIGRLARAAREGTAKSSELSGSTLTVTSLGPMGGVATTPVINRPEVAIIGPNRIVERPMFVKGPDGAERIEKRKTMNISMSCDHRVVDGWDAASFAQDLKRLIESPALILAD, encoded by the coding sequence ATGGGACGCTTTACATTCCGCCTGCCCGATATCGGCGAGGGCATCGCCGAGGCCGAGATCGTCGCCTGGCACGTCGCCGTCGGCGACAGGGTCGAGGAGGATGGCCGCCTCGCCGACATGATGACCGACAAGGCCACAGTCGAGATGGAGAGCCCGGTCTCGGGCAAGGTCGTCGAGGTCGCGGGCGAGGCCGGCGAGATCGTCGCCATCGGCGCACCGCTGGTGGTGATCGAGGTCGAGGGCGAAGGCAACGAGGACGAGGACGGGCACGCCGGCGACATGTCGGCGCAGGATGAGACTCCGGCTCCTGAGCCTGCGCCCGTTTCCGAACCCGCGCCAGCTCCCACACCCACACCCGCTCAGGCTGAGCCTGTCGAGGCCCACGAGCCTGCACCTGCACCGTCGCCTGCTCCGGCAGCGAAGGGCGCATCTGCAAAGATCATGGCAAGCCCTGCGGTGCGCAAGCGTGCCAGCGACCTCGGCATCGATCTGGGGGAAGTTCGCCCGGCCGAGGATGGCCGCGTGCGCCACGGCGATCTCGATGCGTTCATCTCGTACAATGCTTCGGGCGGCTTCCAGCCTGCCGGGGGCAAGGGTGCGGACGAGCAGGTTCGCGTGATCGGGTTGAGGCGCCGCATCGCCGAGAACATGGCCGCCTCCAAGCGGCACATCCCCCATTTCGCCTATGTCGAGGAATACGACGTCACCGCGCTCGAGGAGATGCGTGCGCAGCTCAACGCGGGCCATGCGGGCGAGCGGCCCAAGCTGACCATGCTGCCCTTCCTGATCACGGCGATCTGCAAGCTGATCCCCAAGTACCCGATGCTCAACGCGCATTACGACGACGAGGCGGGTGTGGTGACGCGCTATGGGGCAGTGCATCTTGGCATGGCCGCACAGACCGCCTCGGGCCTGATGGTGCCGGTGATCCGCGAGGCGCAAGACCGTAACCTGTGGCAGCTTGCCAGCGAGATCGGACGCCTTGCCAGGGCCGCGCGCGAAGGCACTGCGAAGTCCTCCGAACTCTCCGGCTCGACCCTCACCGTGACCTCATTGGGGCCGATGGGCGGGGTGGCGACGACACCGGTCATCAACCGCCCCGAGGTCGCCATCATCGGGCCCAATCGCATCGTCGAGCGCCCGATGTTCGTGAAGGGCCCCGATGGCGCCGAGCGCATCGAGAAGCGCAAGACCATGAACATCTCGATGTCGTGCGATCACCGCGTCGTCGACGGTTGGGATGCAGCAAGTTTCGCTCAGGATCTCAAGCGCTTGATCGAATCGCCTGCGCTGATTCTCGCAGACTAA
- a CDS encoding alpha-ketoacid dehydrogenase subunit beta produces the protein MNMIEAINDALDTMMGHDPDVVVFGEDVGYFGGVFRASANLQKKYGKSRVFDTPINECGIIGAAVGMAAYGLRPVPEIQFADYIYPGLDQLISEAARLRYRSAGEFTAPITVRSPFGGGIFGGQTHSQSPEALFTHVSGLKTVIPATPHDAKGLLIAAIEDNDPVIFLEPKRIYNGPFDGYYDRPSKTWKNHEGGQVPEGYYSIPLGKARTVREGAAMTVLAYGTMVHVAESVLAEKGVDAEILDLRTLWPLDIEAVEKSVEKTGKCLVIHEATRTSGFGAELVSLVQERCFYHLEAPIERVTGFDTPYPHSLEWAYFPGPVRIGEAVDRLLKD, from the coding sequence ATGAACATGATCGAGGCGATCAACGACGCGCTCGACACGATGATGGGCCACGATCCTGACGTCGTCGTCTTCGGCGAGGACGTGGGCTATTTCGGCGGCGTGTTCCGCGCCAGCGCGAACCTGCAGAAGAAATACGGCAAGAGCCGTGTGTTCGACACTCCGATCAACGAGTGCGGCATCATCGGCGCGGCGGTGGGCATGGCTGCGTATGGCTTGCGGCCCGTGCCCGAGATCCAGTTCGCCGACTACATCTACCCGGGCCTTGACCAGCTCATCTCCGAGGCCGCGCGCCTGCGCTACCGTTCGGCAGGCGAGTTCACCGCCCCGATCACCGTGCGCTCGCCCTTTGGCGGGGGCATCTTCGGCGGCCAGACGCATAGCCAGAGCCCGGAGGCACTGTTCACGCACGTCTCGGGCCTCAAGACGGTGATCCCCGCAACCCCGCACGATGCCAAGGGTCTGCTGATCGCGGCGATCGAGGACAACGATCCGGTCATCTTTCTCGAGCCCAAGCGGATCTACAACGGGCCCTTCGACGGCTACTATGATCGTCCGTCCAAGACCTGGAAGAACCACGAAGGCGGGCAGGTGCCCGAGGGCTACTACTCGATCCCGCTGGGTAAGGCACGGACCGTGCGTGAAGGCGCGGCGATGACCGTGCTTGCCTATGGCACGATGGTCCACGTTGCCGAGAGCGTGCTCGCCGAGAAGGGCGTCGATGCCGAGATCCTCGACTTGCGCACGCTCTGGCCACTCGACATCGAGGCTGTGGAAAAGTCCGTGGAAAAGACCGGGAAATGCCTGGTGATACACGAGGCCACCCGCACCTCGGGCTTCGGCGCCGAACTCGTCAGCCTCGTTCAGGAGCGCTGTTTCTACCATCTCGAGGCACCCATCGAGCGCGTGACCGGCTTCGATACGCCGTATCCGCATAGCCTCGAGTGGGCCTATTTCCCCGGTCCCGTTCGCATCGGCGAAGCGGTCGACCGGCTGCTGAAGGACTGA
- a CDS encoding 3-methyl-2-oxobutanoate dehydrogenase (2-methylpropanoyl-transferring) subunit alpha, protein MADDTAPIRAMHGAPAASARGNLPPLELHVPEPHSRPGEKPDYSWLEIPEAGSLARPDEACPASETWAGTLGMVRVLDEDNRAVGPWDPALDPETLRRMLRTMALTRAFDDRMYRGQRQGKTSFYMKSTGEEAISVAGAFALAADDMVFPSYRQQGILIARGYPLEEMINQIYSNRGDRLKGRQLPIMYSARDYGFFTISGNLATQFPQAVGWAMASAIKGDTRIATSFVGEGSSAEGDFHAAMTFAAVYNAPVVLNVVNNQWAISSYSGFAGAERTTFAARAAGYGVAGLRVDGNDTLAVYAAMRWAANRARANGGPTLIEYFTYRAEGHSTSDDPSAYRSAQEREEWPLGDPIMRLANHLIALGEWSEEQQSEMDREVAEEVRTATKQAERNGVLGHGFHHPFHTMFEDVFEELPWNLEEQAAQAIREREIKWPERVGQKHSGDKPRTSAQGSTESANEDGRGEGQ, encoded by the coding sequence ATGGCCGACGATACGGCACCCATTCGTGCCATGCATGGCGCCCCTGCAGCCTCCGCGCGCGGCAATCTGCCGCCGCTCGAGCTGCACGTTCCCGAACCGCATTCGCGCCCCGGCGAGAAGCCTGACTATTCTTGGCTGGAGATTCCCGAGGCCGGATCGCTGGCCCGTCCGGACGAGGCCTGTCCTGCCAGCGAGACCTGGGCCGGAACGCTCGGCATGGTGCGCGTGCTGGACGAGGATAATCGTGCGGTCGGCCCCTGGGACCCCGCGCTGGACCCCGAAACCTTGCGCCGCATGCTGCGCACCATGGCCCTCACCCGCGCCTTCGACGATCGCATGTATCGCGGGCAGCGGCAGGGCAAGACCAGCTTCTACATGAAGTCTACCGGCGAGGAGGCGATCTCGGTCGCAGGTGCCTTCGCGCTGGCCGCCGACGACATGGTGTTCCCCAGCTATCGCCAGCAGGGCATCCTGATCGCGCGCGGCTACCCGCTCGAGGAGATGATCAACCAGATCTACTCCAACCGCGGCGACCGGCTGAAGGGGCGCCAGCTCCCGATCATGTATTCGGCGCGCGACTATGGCTTCTTCACTATCTCGGGCAATCTCGCGACGCAGTTCCCGCAAGCGGTGGGCTGGGCGATGGCGAGCGCGATCAAGGGTGACACCCGTATCGCCACCAGTTTCGTCGGCGAAGGGTCGAGCGCGGAAGGCGACTTCCACGCGGCGATGACTTTCGCTGCCGTCTACAACGCGCCCGTCGTGCTCAACGTCGTCAACAACCAGTGGGCGATCTCGAGCTATTCGGGTTTCGCCGGGGCCGAGCGCACGACCTTTGCAGCGCGCGCGGCGGGATATGGCGTCGCGGGCCTCCGGGTCGACGGCAACGACACGCTCGCGGTCTACGCGGCGATGCGCTGGGCGGCGAACCGCGCACGCGCCAATGGCGGGCCGACGCTCATCGAATACTTCACCTACCGCGCAGAGGGGCACAGCACCTCGGACGACCCCAGCGCCTACCGCTCTGCGCAGGAGCGCGAGGAGTGGCCGCTGGGCGATCCGATCATGCGCCTTGCCAACCACCTCATCGCGCTCGGCGAATGGAGCGAGGAACAGCAAAGCGAGATGGACCGCGAGGTCGCCGAGGAAGTGCGCACCGCGACCAAGCAGGCCGAGCGCAACGGCGTGCTCGGTCACGGTTTCCACCACCCGTTCCACACCATGTTCGAGGACGTCTTCGAGGAACTGCCCTGGAACCTGGAGGAGCAGGCCGCGCAGGCGATCCGCGAGCGCGAGATCAAATGGCCCGAACGCGTCGGCCAGAAGCATTCCGGAGACAAGCCGCGCACGAGTGCTCAGGGCAGCACCGAGAGCGCCAACGAAGACGGCAGGGGAGAAGGGCAGTGA
- the thyA gene encoding thymidylate synthase: MTTQTIPSQSVPASASRDRTDPGHWEWQYLDLMRRIWEEGDERGDRTGVGTRSLFGATIRFDLSGGAMPLLTTKRVYWKTASREMLWFLSGDTNIRKLCEQNVQIWTDWPLERYRRETGETISREDFSASIVADAAFAREWGDLGPVYGKQWVDWPTYEPAGDGLFRRGPGINQVAEVIESLKNNPGSRRHIIEGWNVAELGAMALPPCHKTYQFHVADGRLSCILYQRSCDLGLGFAFNMWSLALLTRMFAQQCNLEPGEAVWMGGDVHLYLNHAALVEEQLSRSPEGTAQLDLVRRPDSIFDYRIEDFIVTGYAPQAHIAAPVAV; this comes from the coding sequence ATGACCACGCAAACGATCCCGAGCCAGTCCGTCCCCGCATCCGCCAGCCGGGACCGCACTGATCCCGGGCATTGGGAATGGCAGTACCTCGACCTGATGCGCCGCATCTGGGAGGAGGGCGACGAGCGCGGCGACCGCACCGGGGTCGGCACGCGCTCGCTGTTCGGGGCGACGATCCGTTTCGATCTCTCCGGCGGCGCCATGCCGCTGCTCACCACCAAGCGGGTCTACTGGAAGACGGCCAGCCGCGAGATGCTGTGGTTCCTGAGCGGCGACACCAACATCCGCAAGCTGTGCGAGCAGAACGTGCAGATCTGGACCGACTGGCCGCTCGAACGCTACCGCCGCGAGACCGGCGAGACGATCAGCCGCGAGGATTTTTCCGCGAGCATCGTCGCCGATGCAGCCTTTGCGCGCGAATGGGGCGATCTCGGCCCGGTCTACGGCAAGCAGTGGGTCGACTGGCCGACGTACGAACCTGCGGGCGATGGCCTTTTCCGGCGCGGGCCGGGTATCAATCAGGTCGCCGAGGTGATCGAGAGCCTGAAGAACAACCCGGGTAGCCGCCGCCACATCATCGAGGGCTGGAACGTCGCCGAACTGGGGGCGATGGCCCTGCCGCCCTGTCACAAGACCTACCAGTTCCACGTCGCCGACGGGCGCCTGTCCTGCATCCTCTACCAGCGCAGCTGCGATCTCGGGCTGGGTTTCGCCTTCAACATGTGGTCGCTGGCGCTGCTCACGCGGATGTTCGCGCAGCAATGCAACCTCGAGCCGGGCGAGGCCGTTTGGATGGGTGGTGATGTTCATCTTTATCTCAACCATGCAGCGCTCGTCGAAGAGCAGCTTTCGCGCTCCCCCGAGGGTACGGCGCAGCTCGATCTGGTCCGCCGCCCCGATTCGATCTTCGACTACCGGATCGAGGATTTCATCGTGACGGGGTATGCCCCTCAGGCGCATATCGCCGCGCCGGTCGCTGTATGA